The genomic segment ACAAAGGAATAAAGGCTATGTTTGAGTCCCCTCTCAGTAATGTTTTAATGGCAGAGTCTTACACTTGGGAAGTTTCTTCAGCTGGTTAGTTTTGATGTTCTTAACTCGGGGCGTTTGGTCTTCTAGAGTTCCTTTTGGAAAGAATGTGATCATTAGTGCAGTTTGAGAGTGAAATGGCTAATTTGTCTTGCTTCTTATAACAGGGAGAAATCTCTTCTTAGCCTGAAGCCATTGAGACACTTCAGAAGATTTGTAGCAATCTCTGGAGTTAAGGAAAAATCCAATGTTTGATGAAAAATGTTTAACTCCTGAATGGGTCGTTGTTGGAGGTTGATCTAAGAAGTCTGCAAACATGTTGTTTGTGCAGTGAATTCAGGGAAGTGTTTAAAATATGTGATTCTGTTAAGTAAATGGTTCTCAAACAGCCTTCCCTCTTCCTGCTCATAAGGTTGAGTGATGAGAATCTTTTTCTACTTTGCAAACAGATTAATATAATTCTTAATAAGTTTTCCTCCCATCCTTCTTTACCCTTTGATATGACTGCCTTTGGCAGTTggtaaaaatatatgaaaaagtaatGAACAAACATTGAAAGCCTAGAGATGTGATTTTCCTTTAAATAGTTTATGcactatttttgagatggagattttcatattatctattaatatctttttaaagCACCACCATTTCCAAGTGTTAACTATATTTGAGAATCACTATACTGTCTTTAAACTTTTCTCACATAATCTTATTTAAGCAAGTATAAATGCAGAGGCCCTCATCACTTTGGATGTTCTATAGTTCCAAACAGAGTGGGAAGGTTCTCTGAttttttaatcattcattcagcaaatatttgattGTATTCTATCTGTCAGGTGCTGTACTGGGCACAGAAGATCCTGTggtgaagaaaacaaaaccaaagaaaaacacaatCTGTGTTTGGACACTAGTGATAGCGTCAGAAAtcaattaaatacataaatacactaGTCCCCCCTATCCACAGTTTCACTTTCCTTGGTTTCCATTACACATTGTAATGTCTCCTAAACTCTTGACTGAGGCATGACTTGAAAATTTCACTGGTTACTAAATGAAAATTGGTGATATACTTATCCCTCTGGTGCCTAGCAGAGCATCTGGCACATGGCTCACTAATTGCTCGTTAGTTTAGTTATTGACTAATGGAGAGACAGAAACACATGTGGTAGTTTTAATGGCCCACAAGGATAAACAACAAACTAAATTGAGATAATAGATAATCTGTGAGTTCAAGAATGAGAAAGATCAACATGGGTTTGTATTTTAGAATTGAAATAACCTCCTACATCATCAAATTCTTTTCATAAGTAAATTGAAGTTGGAATGGTTCAGTTACTTGGCTGGGCTTAAACAGTCATTGGTAGCGGAATATCCTtttcaaacatttatatttttctggaaAGGCTTTGCAGCAGGGCTGAGAGTTTATATGGTTTGTGGATGTATAGTTTTTGATAGGCAGAGAAGACAGCATTCCAGACCTAGGGGTTTGAGTTAACTGCAAGGTCAATGTGAGAAATATGGATTCTGAAGATAATGAGGAACCTTTCATTGAGGAACCTTTCATGGTCAAATGTGTCTGCAAGGGTGTGAGAATGGCATGGTGTGACTGTTCAATGGAATAATCAATGAACTCTGTTGCCTTTTgacttcttttcactttttctttttttcaaaatatcttgTAGCAGGATGGTAAGAGTGCAGCTTCTGGAGCTAGAATGCCTGGTAGCCTTGGAAAGTTtatctgtgcctcaattttctgatctgtaaaatgtgaataatactGTGCATATCCTCATATTTCTGATTCCTTAAGAAGGTCCGCATATTTACTACTCTGAATTGTAGCTCTGTAGcctaaaagaataattttgtaaattattATACATCAATTATCCACCTTGATATATTTCAGGTCCTGACCCTCAGCCATGATTCCACAGTCTAAGGAAAACACCCACTTTTTAGCTGAGCCAATGTTTCTGTTCCATCCGGCTGGGTAGAGTTCATATGATTTGATTATTCCAGAAGAGCTCTGTAATTAAGTGTTTCAGATGTAGAGAATCAAGTTGGCTCTAGCCCTTTAACAACCCTATCTTGAGGGCCTTGCGTGGTCAGGTCTGTAAGTATCAACATAAAACTGTCAAAAGTTCTGTGTTTATACGGGCAGAGACAAGTTGAGATGAGGCTCTCACTCTGCAGAGAGTctgagagggaaagagaagaggaaggagtggGGGTGTTATCTGGAGCGTACCAATGAAATTTGACTTCTTAAAAACCCAGCTGTGAGATTAAGTCAAAATATTCTTGTTACAGGTTAAACTTGAAAAAATAAGTCATTGAACTTTTAAATTTGTTGCTTTTTTAGACCTTATTTTTTATTGGCTTattaagcaaatatatttttgttaccaACACTGCATAAAACTATataggattaaaaacaaaacgtTCAAAGGCAAGGGTTTATAATTTAGTAGGAAAGCAATAAAGAGGCAGCCAATTACCACAATTCAAGGTAGCTGTGTATGTTTAATCAGAAGAAAAGTTCAGGAGGCGCATTCAGGAGGAAGAAGCATGTTTAGCAGGGCAGAACATCCTTTCAAGGAGGGGATACTATATGAGTTGGACTTTGAAAGGTAGGTGGGATTCAGATAATTATGTTgggagagagggcattcttggtAGAGAAAAAAAGTCCTGGAGATGGAAACTGGGATTAGTGAGGGATAGTGGACAATGAGCCTGAAAGGGAGGTTGAAGAGGTTCTGGAGGGCCTGCTCTCTGTAAGCAGGCAAGTGATCCAGCCAGAGCTGGACGTTAAACATGCAAGGTGAGGAGAGGGAGTATGTGTTTGCAGGATGATTCGGGAATCAGCAGAACCAAGTCATTTCATCGTGAAATATCTTATTGGAAGAGGCTGAGCCAGAGGTACCAGGACTTAATCCAGGTAGGTGGCAGTAGGAAGGGGCCACCTGGGCCGAATGCAGAAGGTGTGGCTGAGTGCACTGACCTGATTTGCAGAGAGATTGAGGAGCAGCTGGTGACTGGCAGTGACATGCGCAGTGAGTAGGTGGGAAAGGGAAAGCCCAAGCTGCCGGCAGGACTCACAGCCAGAGTTCCTGGTTGAGTGATGGTCTTAAGGGGCTAATTTAAGAGAGAGCCTGAGTTCATATTGTACAGGtctcaatatttatatttaaattttgacgtgtgtgtgcgcgtgtgtgtgtataatattttaaaagacaaatttaaagAAATGCTAGCAGTTTAACATTATGGGCAttccaaaatagaaaaagttaattGTAAATCCCATCATgttgactgatttttgtatactgatttCTCATCGTATCTACTTAGGTGTTTATAGTTATATTCATTGTGtgtataggattttttttcttttctcttctcttttccttttcttttctttttttctgcagggtttcactgtcacccaggctggagtgcagtgatacaatcacagctcactacagccttgaccttcaggtctcaggttatcctcccaccacagcctcctgggtGCACCActatgctcaactaatttttgtatttttttgtagagacagggttttgccatgtttcccaggctggtctcgaactcctgtgttCAAACAATCtatctgctttggcctcctgaagtgctaggatta from the Macaca mulatta isolate MMU2019108-1 chromosome 4, T2T-MMU8v2.0, whole genome shotgun sequence genome contains:
- the PBOV1 gene encoding LOW QUALITY PROTEIN: prostate and breast cancer overexpressed gene 1 protein (The sequence of the model RefSeq protein was modified relative to this genomic sequence to represent the inferred CDS: inserted 1 base in 1 codon; deleted 1 base in 1 codon; substituted 1 base at 1 genomic stop codon): MRTFLRNQKYEDMHSIIHILQIRKLRHRXNFPRLPGILAPEAALLPSCYKIFXKKEKVKRSQKATEFIDYSIEQSHHAILTPLQTHLTMKGSSMKGSSLSSESIFLTLTLQLTQTLGLECCLLCLSKTIHPQTI